The Longimicrobium sp. genomic interval GGCGCTGCGGGCGCACCTGGCGGAGAGGCTCCCGGAGCACATGGTGCCGGCGGCGTACGTGCGGCTGGAGGCGCTGCCGCGCACCCCGGGCGGGAAGGTGGACCGCCGGGCGCTGCCGGCGCCGGAGGGGGAGGCGTACGCCCGGCGCGGCTACGAGGCGCCGGTGGGCGAGGTCGAGGAGGCGCTGGCGGAGGTCTGGGCCGACGTGCTGGGGGTGGAGCGGGTGGGCCGCCGCGATCACTTCTTCGAACTGGGCGGGCACTCGCTCCTGGCCGTGCAGGTGGTCTCGCGCGTGCGCCAGGTGCTGGGCGTCGAGGCGGCGCTGAACGAGCTGTTCGACCGCCCGGTGCTGGCGGACTTCGCGCGGGCCGTGCAGGCGGCGGCGCGCGCGGAGCTGCCGCCGATCGAGCCGGCCGACCGCGGGGGGCGCCTGGCGCTGTCGTTCGCCCAGCAGCGGCTCTGGTTCCTGGAGCAGCTGGGGGGGATGGGGAGCGCGTACCACCTCCCCAAGCGGCTGCGCCTGCGGGGGGCGCTGGACGCGGGGGCGCTCTCGCGCGCCCTGGACCGGATCGTGGCGCGCCACGAGGCGCTGCGCACCACCTTCGTGGTGGCGGGCGGCGAGCCGGAGCAGCGCATCGCCCCGCCCGAGGCGGCCCGCTTCCCCCTCCTCGAGCACGACCTGCGCGGGCACGCCGACGCCCCCGCCGAGCTGGACCGCCTGGTGGCCGAAGAGGCGGGCGCGCCGTTCGACCTGGAGCATGGGCCCCTGGTGCGCGGGCGCCTCCTCCGTCTGGCCGACGACGACCACGTCCTCCTGCTGACCCTGCACCACATCGTCTCCGACGCGTGGTCCACGGGAGTGCTGGTCCAGGAGCTCGGCGCGCTCTACGCCGCCTTCCACCGCGGCGAGGACGACCCGCTCCCGCCGCTGCCGGTGCAGTACGCCGACTACGCGGCGTGGCAGCGGCGCTGGGTGGACGGCGAGGTCCTCCGGCGGCAGGCCGACTACTGGACGCGGACGCTCGCCGGCGCCCCCGAGCTGCTGGAGCTGCCGGCGGACCACGCGCGCCCGGCGCGGCAGGACCACGCGGGCGCCATCGTCCGCGTGGAGCTGGACGAGGCGCTCACCGCGGCGCTGAAGGCGCTCTCCCGCCTGCAGGGGACCACGCTGTTCATGACGCTCCTCGCCGGGTGGGCGGCGGTGCTGGGCCGGCTCTCGGGGCAGGACGACGTGGTGGTCGGCACGCCCACGGCCAACCGGGGGCGGCGGGAGATCGAGGGGCTGATCGGCTTCTTCGTCAACACGCTGGCGCTGCGCGTGGACCTGTCGGGCTCGCCCACGGCGGCGGAGCTGCTGGCGCGGGTGAAGGCGCGCGCGCTGGAGGCCCAGCAGAACCAGGACATCCCCTTCGAGCAGGTGGTGGAGCGGGTGCGGCCGGCGCGCAGCCTGGCGCACAGCCCCCTCTTCCAGGTGCTGTTCGCCTGGCAGAGCGCGCCGCGCGACCGCCTGGAGCTGCCGGGGCTCGAGCCGGCCCCCGTGCCGGGGGCGCCGCCCGAGACGGCCAAGTTCGACCTGTCGCTCTGGCTCTCCGAGGCCGGCGGGCGCATCGCGGGCCGGGTGGAGTACGCCACCTCGCTCTTCGAGCGCGCCACGGTGGAGCGCTTCGCCGGCTATCTGCGGCGGATGCTCGCGGCGATGGCGGCCGACGAGGACCGGCCGGTGGAGCGGCTGGACCTCCTCCCCGGGGCCGAGCGCAGGCAGGTGGTCGAGGAGTGGAACCGGACGGCGGCGGAGTATCCGCGCGGCGCGTGCGTCCACGAGCTGTTCGAGGCGCAGGCGGCGCGCACGCCCGACGCGGTGGCGCTGGTCTTCGAGGACCAGGCGCTCACCTACGCGGAGCTGAACGCCCGCGCGAACCGGCTGGCGCACCACCTCCGCGGGATCGGCGTGGGCCCCGACGCGCGGGTGGGGCTCTGCCTGGAGCGGAGCCTGGAGATGGTGGTGGGGCTGCTCGGGGTGCTGAAGGCCGGCGGGGCGTACGTGGCGCTGGACCCCGGGTACCCGGAAGACCGGCTGCGCTACATGCTGGCCGACAGCCGGCCGGCGGTCCTGCTCGCCCGGTCGCCGCTGGCGGGGCGCGTCGCCGGGGCGGGCGTCCCCGTGCTGGCGCTCGACGCCGACTCGGGCGCGTGGGCGGGGCGGCCCGCGACCGACCCGGAGCGGCGGGGGCTGACCCCCGAGCACCTGGTCTACGTGATCTACACCTCGGGCTCCACCGGCCGGCCCAAGGGGGTGATGAACGTGCACCGCAACCTGGTGAGCCGGATCGCCGGCATCCAGGACGCCTGGCGCCTCGAGGCGGGCGAGGCGGTGCTGCAGAACGCGTCGCTCAGCTTCGACGTCTCCGCCTACGAGCTCTTCTGGCCGCTGATGGTGGGCGCCCGCGTGGTGATGACGCGCCCCGACGGGCACCGCGACCCGGCTTACCTGGTGGAGACGATCCGCGCCCACGGGATCGGCACGGCCAGCTTCGTCCCCTCCATGCTGCAGCTCTTCCTGGAGCAGCCGGGGGTGGAGGGGTGCAGCGCGCTGCGGCGGGTCCCCTGCGGCGGCGAGGCGCTCCCCGCGGCGCTGGTGCGGCGCCTCGCGCAGCGGCTCCCGCAGGCCAGGCTCTACAACCGCTACGGGCCCTCCGAGGCCGCCACGGCGGTCACGGGCTGCGTCTCGCCGGCCGAGGAGGCGAAGGGGAGCGTCCCCATCGGCCGGCCGATGCCGAACGCGCGCGTCTACGTGCTGGACCCCTCGGGCGAGCCCGTGCCCGTGGGGGTTCCCGGCGAGCTGTACATCGGCGGGGCGGGGGTGGCGCGCGGGTACCTGGACCGCCCCGGGCTCACCGCCGAGCGCTTCGTGGCCGACCCCTTCGGGGCCGAGCCGGGGGCGCGCCTGTACCGCACGGGCGACCTGGCGCGGTGGCTGGCCGACGGCCGCCTCGAGTTCCTGGGCCGCAACGACTTCCAGGTGAAGGTGCGCGGGTTCCGGGTGGAGCCGGGCGAGGTGGAGGCGCGCCTCGCCGAGCACCCGGGCGTGCGCGAGGCGGTGGTGGTGGCGCGCGAGGACGCCCCCGGCGACCGGCGGCTGGTGGCGTACTGCGTGGCCGCCGGCGCCGGGGCCGACGCCGAGACGCTCCGCGCGCACCTCCTGGCGCGGCTCCCCGAGTACATGGTGCCGGCCGCGTACGTGGCGCTGGAGGCCATGCCGCTCACCCCCAACGGCAAGCTGGACCGCGGCGCGCTCCCCGCCCCCGAGGGCGGCGCCTACGCGCGGCGGGGGTGGGAGGCGCCGTCCGGCGAGACCGAGGAGGCGCTGGCCGCCCTCTGGTCGGAGGTGCTCGGGGTGGAGCGCGTGGGCCGCCACGACCACTTCTTCGAGCTGGGCGGCCACTCGCTCCTGGCCAGCCGGCTGGCGCTCCGGCTCCGGCACGACCTGGAGGTCGACGTCGGCCTCCGCGACATCTTCGAGCGGCCCGTGCTCGCGGAGCTCGCGCAACGGGTCCTGGACGCCCAGCTCGCCCAGTTCGACCCGGCCCAGCTCGCCGGCCTGGCCGCGCAGCTCGGCCACCCCGCCGCGGGGTGAGCGCGGTCCCGAGCGAGAAGACGAACGTAAACGCGCGGCCGCCGCTTCCGGCGGCGCCCGCGCCCGCACCTCC includes:
- a CDS encoding amino acid adenylation domain-containing protein gives rise to the protein ALRAHLAERLPEHMVPAAYVRLEALPRTPGGKVDRRALPAPEGEAYARRGYEAPVGEVEEALAEVWADVLGVERVGRRDHFFELGGHSLLAVQVVSRVRQVLGVEAALNELFDRPVLADFARAVQAAARAELPPIEPADRGGRLALSFAQQRLWFLEQLGGMGSAYHLPKRLRLRGALDAGALSRALDRIVARHEALRTTFVVAGGEPEQRIAPPEAARFPLLEHDLRGHADAPAELDRLVAEEAGAPFDLEHGPLVRGRLLRLADDDHVLLLTLHHIVSDAWSTGVLVQELGALYAAFHRGEDDPLPPLPVQYADYAAWQRRWVDGEVLRRQADYWTRTLAGAPELLELPADHARPARQDHAGAIVRVELDEALTAALKALSRLQGTTLFMTLLAGWAAVLGRLSGQDDVVVGTPTANRGRREIEGLIGFFVNTLALRVDLSGSPTAAELLARVKARALEAQQNQDIPFEQVVERVRPARSLAHSPLFQVLFAWQSAPRDRLELPGLEPAPVPGAPPETAKFDLSLWLSEAGGRIAGRVEYATSLFERATVERFAGYLRRMLAAMAADEDRPVERLDLLPGAERRQVVEEWNRTAAEYPRGACVHELFEAQAARTPDAVALVFEDQALTYAELNARANRLAHHLRGIGVGPDARVGLCLERSLEMVVGLLGVLKAGGAYVALDPGYPEDRLRYMLADSRPAVLLARSPLAGRVAGAGVPVLALDADSGAWAGRPATDPERRGLTPEHLVYVIYTSGSTGRPKGVMNVHRNLVSRIAGIQDAWRLEAGEAVLQNASLSFDVSAYELFWPLMVGARVVMTRPDGHRDPAYLVETIRAHGIGTASFVPSMLQLFLEQPGVEGCSALRRVPCGGEALPAALVRRLAQRLPQARLYNRYGPSEAATAVTGCVSPAEEAKGSVPIGRPMPNARVYVLDPSGEPVPVGVPGELYIGGAGVARGYLDRPGLTAERFVADPFGAEPGARLYRTGDLARWLADGRLEFLGRNDFQVKVRGFRVEPGEVEARLAEHPGVREAVVVAREDAPGDRRLVAYCVAAGAGADAETLRAHLLARLPEYMVPAAYVALEAMPLTPNGKLDRGALPAPEGGAYARRGWEAPSGETEEALAALWSEVLGVERVGRHDHFFELGGHSLLASRLALRLRHDLEVDVGLRDIFERPVLAELAQRVLDAQLAQFDPAQLAGLAAQLGHPAAG